One stretch of Balneola sp. MJW-20 DNA includes these proteins:
- a CDS encoding T9SS type A sorting domain-containing protein produces MKTVTIKLSAFLLAFFFMIGSSVGVQAQTTNADLGEEFIFFIDGVNVQIPTSDGFVVNDPLNPTSGNKVYEIRYADWGEAGFRWPTNGASGTVGANMSAFTGTNYGETDTLYFRIWVDPNLAGKNEYVAFLDTEDGNVIGENDLPFRMWWTIPAWARDGQWHDIAVPLPPRTSSALDSAKVGKNLDGTDLAVEVDTLFKYWSYAGAWGNGNGVWDNTDPNWQEFDWESVKYAGRHTDHNTGGGNIYFDYFSVGVPPSELVDTPPAAPAGVTVSNADGVNTVSWAANAGVGGYDVYFSETPITDVGSSEVTLLASLASDAASYDHEVVAPHETLAGDITLYYAVTAKSDFGAQSDPGTASVTGNAKAAENYAYELTTEAVDAVFDAILTGTMPDAATLASFFPESYVPFQITEDAYYTGEGGPPTGNADLSTKHWIGFEASSGALILYSEVTDDILSLNAVGAGTLFDAANGSWNYDSIEMGIGNYSPASFFAGSTHSDMERGDDPDYQFRLGGVTDGADTLGYAFENFRFAGLVDNSESITEATSTGWRVLTYFDTAFLAGGDSSDVAFSFPTATEVKTYPLNIAYNDADASGVRETQVSWGPKAGNNFWWNTPSTWEVVAFVGRDMVTSADEETNENPYTFSLDQNYPNPFNPTTNISFTLEASTEVTLEVFNMLGQKVATIANNQRLNAGRHTMTFDASSIASGVYLYRISTGSSFVQTRKMILIK; encoded by the coding sequence ATGAAAACCGTTACAATCAAATTGTCCGCATTCCTGCTGGCATTTTTCTTTATGATCGGATCATCTGTGGGAGTACAGGCTCAGACAACCAATGCAGATTTGGGTGAAGAGTTTATATTCTTTATAGATGGTGTGAATGTGCAAATCCCAACATCTGATGGCTTCGTTGTAAACGATCCGCTAAATCCAACCAGCGGAAACAAAGTTTATGAGATCCGTTATGCTGATTGGGGAGAAGCTGGCTTCAGATGGCCGACTAATGGTGCTTCCGGTACTGTTGGTGCTAATATGAGTGCCTTTACCGGTACGAACTACGGAGAGACCGATACTTTATATTTCAGAATATGGGTTGATCCAAACCTTGCTGGAAAGAACGAATATGTAGCTTTCCTTGATACCGAAGATGGAAACGTGATCGGTGAGAACGATCTTCCTTTCCGTATGTGGTGGACGATCCCTGCCTGGGCACGAGATGGTCAATGGCATGATATCGCTGTGCCACTGCCTCCAAGAACTTCATCAGCTCTTGATTCAGCCAAAGTGGGCAAGAATCTTGACGGTACTGACCTTGCGGTAGAAGTCGATACTCTTTTCAAGTACTGGTCATATGCCGGTGCATGGGGTAACGGTAATGGCGTATGGGATAATACCGATCCTAACTGGCAGGAATTTGACTGGGAATCAGTTAAGTATGCCGGTAGACATACAGACCACAATACCGGTGGCGGAAACATTTATTTTGATTATTTCTCAGTTGGAGTACCTCCAAGTGAATTAGTTGATACTCCTCCTGCAGCTCCTGCTGGCGTTACAGTAAGTAATGCAGACGGTGTGAACACGGTTTCATGGGCAGCTAATGCCGGTGTAGGCGGGTATGATGTATACTTCAGTGAAACCCCGATCACAGATGTGGGTTCTTCAGAAGTAACATTGCTGGCTTCTCTTGCGTCTGACGCAGCTTCTTATGATCATGAGGTTGTAGCTCCGCATGAGACACTGGCCGGTGATATTACCTTATATTATGCCGTGACTGCTAAATCTGATTTCGGTGCTCAAAGCGATCCTGGAACTGCTTCAGTAACAGGTAATGCAAAAGCTGCTGAAAATTATGCTTATGAATTAACAACAGAAGCAGTTGATGCCGTATTTGACGCAATTCTGACAGGTACGATGCCGGATGCTGCTACGCTGGCTTCCTTCTTCCCGGAAAGCTATGTTCCTTTCCAGATCACAGAAGATGCTTACTACACAGGCGAAGGTGGTCCTCCCACCGGTAATGCAGACCTCTCTACCAAGCACTGGATCGGTTTCGAGGCCAGCAGTGGTGCTCTGATCCTTTATTCTGAGGTTACAGATGATATCTTATCTCTGAATGCAGTAGGTGCCGGAACATTATTTGACGCAGCTAACGGCTCATGGAATTACGATTCTATTGAGATGGGAATTGGTAACTATTCTCCTGCTTCATTCTTCGCAGGTTCTACTCACTCCGACATGGAGAGGGGAGATGATCCTGATTATCAGTTCAGATTGGGTGGTGTTACCGACGGTGCTGATACTCTAGGTTATGCCTTTGAAAACTTCAGGTTTGCCGGTTTGGTAGACAACTCTGAATCCATTACTGAAGCAACTTCAACCGGCTGGAGAGTATTGACTTACTTTGATACTGCCTTCCTTGCTGGTGGTGACAGTTCTGATGTTGCATTCAGCTTCCCAACTGCTACTGAAGTGAAGACGTATCCTCTGAACATTGCTTACAATGATGCAGATGCTTCTGGTGTACGTGAAACTCAGGTTTCATGGGGTCCAAAAGCCGGGAACAACTTCTGGTGGAATACTCCTTCTACTTGGGAAGTAGTTGCATTTGTTGGCCGTGATATGGTTACTTCTGCGGATGAGGAAACCAATGAGAATCCATACACATTCTCACTGGATCAGAACTATCCGAATCCATTTAACCCAACTACTAATATTTCCTTCACACTTGAAGCTAGTACTGAAGTGACTCTGGAAGTATTCAACATGCTGGGTCAGAAAGTAGCAACGATTGCTAACAATCAGAGATTGAATGCGGGTCGTCATACAATGACGTTTGATGCTTCAAGCATCGCATCAGGTGTTTATTTATACAGAATCAGCACCGGATCTTCTTTTGTACAAACAAGAAAGATGATTCTTATTAAATAA
- a CDS encoding LacI family DNA-binding transcriptional regulator — protein MKTTLNDIADKTGLSVSTISRVLRGESKTNSKNVDTVLQAAEELNYQFNSRLLNSVYNFKKTLHIALISDIHVGEFYSSLFHGLEQAAKEKDAILGLYNIEEDTDEVISLIKHLSKNNIDAGILFLPSLKEDDYVKILEETPKDFVLVSGASVFHPVLDTVNFDSYRGGYLTAKLFHEQGYDQLGMITGPTDRHEALLRKSGFEDYIDHRSEMQMVWEFEGDYTYESGKIAYHAFRASRKKPRAIFSSNDYMALGFIEEALRDGIRIPEDIAISGFDNLPICDILEPGLSSINTDFKELGRTLLKLIDDKFKKNESHRGVSSIIPVEMVTRNSS, from the coding sequence ATGAAAACTACACTAAATGACATTGCCGATAAGACCGGGTTATCGGTGTCTACTATATCCAGGGTGTTAAGGGGTGAGTCAAAGACCAACTCCAAAAACGTAGATACGGTACTCCAGGCAGCTGAGGAGCTGAATTATCAGTTTAACTCCCGACTTCTGAACTCTGTATACAATTTTAAGAAAACTCTACATATAGCCCTGATCTCCGACATCCATGTAGGTGAATTTTATTCATCATTATTTCATGGCCTAGAACAGGCTGCAAAGGAAAAAGATGCAATCCTGGGCCTCTATAATATCGAGGAAGACACCGATGAGGTCATCAGTCTCATCAAGCACCTCAGTAAAAATAATATAGATGCCGGCATTCTCTTTCTCCCAAGCCTCAAAGAAGATGACTATGTCAAAATCCTGGAAGAAACTCCTAAAGATTTTGTACTGGTCTCCGGGGCAAGTGTCTTTCATCCTGTTCTGGACACCGTAAATTTTGATTCTTACCGTGGCGGTTATCTCACAGCTAAACTCTTTCATGAGCAAGGATACGACCAGCTAGGCATGATCACTGGCCCTACCGACCGGCATGAAGCATTATTACGTAAATCAGGATTTGAGGATTACATTGATCACCGTTCAGAAATGCAAATGGTATGGGAGTTCGAAGGAGACTATACCTATGAAAGCGGTAAAATAGCTTATCATGCTTTCAGAGCATCCCGGAAAAAACCCAGAGCCATTTTTTCAAGCAATGATTATATGGCCCTTGGTTTTATAGAGGAAGCTCTCAGAGACGGGATCAGGATCCCTGAGGATATTGCCATCTCCGGCTTCGACAACCTTCCAATCTGTGATATCCTTGAACCCGGATTGAGTTCCATTAATACGGACTTTAAGGAATTAGGGCGTACATTACTGAAACTGATCGACGATAAATTTAAAAAGAATGAATCTCACCGGGGAGTATCAAGTATTATACCGGTTGAAATGGTGACTCGTAATTCAAGTTAG
- a CDS encoding glycoside hydrolase family 5 protein, protein MKKEEPYKMSFRALNVLFFPLFILVLTQCSILKSDENTSTGISSPLDPFEQNAELGRGINLGNIFEAPEEGSWGLYMQEEYFKLISSAGFESVRIPVRWSAHTNDSAPFKIDTEFLNRVEWAVDEALKNDLMVIINVHHYDEIFQDPAGEHAKFIAIWEQLSEHFQNKPSGLLFELLNEPHDNLTANLWNQLLPETLEIVRANNPYRTVVIGAAEWGGIPGLMKLQIPEDDNLIITVHYYEPFQFTHQGAEWVPGSDAWLGTTWDGTDSEVDEIKNHFDQIYTWAAQRNVPVNIGEFGAYRRADNSSRVRWTTQVVHYAITHDMSFHYWEFASGFGIYNPNTGQWNVELTNALINTE, encoded by the coding sequence ATGAAAAAAGAGGAACCATATAAGATGAGTTTTCGAGCACTGAATGTCCTTTTCTTTCCTCTTTTTATTCTTGTACTCACACAGTGCTCCATTTTAAAGTCGGATGAAAATACATCAACCGGCATCTCTTCTCCCCTGGATCCTTTTGAACAAAATGCCGAACTGGGCCGTGGAATAAACCTGGGCAATATCTTTGAAGCGCCTGAGGAAGGTTCATGGGGACTGTACATGCAGGAAGAATATTTTAAACTCATCAGCAGCGCCGGTTTTGAAAGTGTCAGAATACCGGTCAGATGGTCCGCTCATACCAATGATTCCGCTCCCTTCAAGATCGACACCGAATTTCTGAACCGGGTGGAATGGGCTGTGGATGAAGCCCTGAAAAATGACCTCATGGTCATCATTAATGTTCATCACTATGATGAAATATTTCAGGACCCCGCAGGAGAGCATGCAAAGTTTATTGCTATCTGGGAGCAGCTGTCGGAACACTTTCAAAATAAGCCATCAGGACTTCTGTTTGAATTATTGAATGAACCACATGATAACCTGACAGCCAACCTATGGAATCAGTTATTACCCGAAACCCTCGAGATCGTTCGAGCAAACAACCCATACCGGACTGTAGTAATCGGGGCAGCCGAATGGGGAGGCATTCCTGGATTAATGAAACTGCAGATCCCTGAAGATGATAACCTGATCATCACGGTTCATTATTACGAACCTTTTCAATTTACGCATCAGGGTGCTGAATGGGTACCCGGATCTGATGCCTGGCTGGGCACAACCTGGGACGGGACAGATTCTGAGGTCGATGAAATTAAGAATCATTTTGACCAGATATACACCTGGGCGGCTCAGAGAAATGTACCTGTAAATATCGGAGAGTTTGGAGCCTATCGCCGTGCAGATAATTCCTCCAGGGTAAGATGGACCACTCAAGTGGTACATTATGCTATTACCCATGATATGAGTTTTCACTACTGGGAATTCGCTTCCGGTTTCGGGATCTATAATCCTAATACAGGGCAATGGAATGTAGAACTGACCAATGCACTGATAAATACTGAATGA
- a CDS encoding aryl-sulfate sulfotransferase, with protein sequence MYKRCFIAILISFQVACGINDNGNKSAKPLTGEITDLSDLKVQLSAALTDSLVLTLYSNKIIDDRNITEFVFDSNEKILASAALIDSLDYQAENWRLNVIFSDDSMQELYAVGDRIFRAGQYEIQVDPTGFNPLSADANISMPVPGRFQIKVLGRSEFGIPITHEFQQVSFDHDFPILGLYQNFENEVLFEYKSSRGNSLLSESFFLQTETTPTPDVRVSINNLPSSDQGIFFNTDLKMGFDQRGEIRWIWTHPAHYVYRKLQNGNLIISSNENMVIYHTRRFYEVTMLGEIIRTIETPNYQHHEIREMPNGNFLVASNSTPIQLGNGQNQEDYIIEYDRETGTEINAFDFNEILDNQRPTIPGERAEDWLHMNAIFYDEANDDLIISGRAQCAVVSLDYATKELNWIISNPAGWNGDLTSKLLSPVDENGTPIDVSGTDFWPYGQHAAMTLPNGNILMYDNGRYRGYYDDSSVPADSYSRAIEYRVDPSNMTIRKIWEFNSNQSLFTPFTGDVDYLEENGHKLISFMWGSGQTPRFFELDENGEIIFEASVNAGSNHYRMEKMDLYEGLTY encoded by the coding sequence ATGTATAAAAGATGTTTTATTGCAATACTGATCTCTTTTCAGGTCGCCTGCGGTATCAATGATAATGGTAATAAATCCGCCAAACCTCTTACCGGTGAAATAACTGATCTCAGTGATCTGAAAGTTCAGCTGTCTGCTGCACTTACCGACAGTTTAGTTCTTACTCTTTATTCGAATAAGATCATTGATGACCGGAACATCACAGAGTTTGTTTTTGATTCCAACGAAAAGATCCTTGCATCCGCTGCACTTATAGACAGTCTGGATTATCAGGCTGAAAACTGGAGGTTAAATGTAATTTTTTCGGATGACAGCATGCAGGAATTATATGCAGTTGGTGACCGAATTTTCAGAGCGGGTCAGTATGAGATACAAGTTGATCCCACGGGGTTTAACCCTCTTTCCGCGGATGCAAATATTTCAATGCCGGTTCCCGGACGTTTTCAAATTAAGGTATTAGGTCGTAGTGAATTCGGAATCCCGATCACCCATGAATTTCAACAGGTCTCATTTGATCATGATTTTCCCATCCTAGGTCTCTACCAGAATTTCGAGAATGAAGTCTTATTTGAATATAAAAGTAGCCGGGGAAACTCATTGCTCAGTGAATCTTTTTTCCTGCAAACTGAAACTACACCTACTCCGGATGTAAGGGTCAGTATTAACAATCTTCCTTCCAGCGACCAGGGGATCTTCTTCAACACGGATCTCAAAATGGGATTTGATCAAAGAGGTGAGATCAGGTGGATATGGACTCATCCGGCACACTACGTTTACCGGAAACTGCAGAATGGAAATCTGATCATTTCATCCAATGAAAATATGGTCATATATCATACCCGGAGGTTTTATGAAGTAACTATGCTGGGCGAGATCATCAGAACGATCGAAACCCCCAACTACCAGCATCACGAGATCCGTGAAATGCCAAACGGAAATTTTCTGGTCGCCTCTAATTCAACTCCTATACAACTGGGAAATGGCCAAAATCAGGAAGACTATATTATAGAATATGATCGCGAGACCGGCACAGAAATAAATGCTTTCGACTTTAATGAGATCCTGGATAATCAGCGTCCCACTATTCCGGGAGAAAGAGCCGAAGACTGGCTGCATATGAATGCCATATTTTATGATGAGGCAAATGATGATCTGATCATTTCCGGAAGAGCCCAGTGTGCTGTCGTCAGTCTGGATTATGCTACGAAAGAGCTCAACTGGATCATCTCCAATCCGGCCGGATGGAACGGTGATCTTACATCAAAATTACTTAGCCCAGTCGATGAAAACGGGACCCCTATTGATGTTTCGGGAACTGATTTCTGGCCCTACGGGCAGCATGCAGCTATGACCCTGCCAAACGGGAATATACTTATGTATGATAATGGCAGATATCGGGGTTATTATGATGACTCTTCAGTGCCCGCAGATAGTTACAGCCGTGCCATTGAGTATCGCGTTGACCCTTCAAATATGACCATCCGGAAAATATGGGAATTTAATTCCAATCAGTCGCTTTTCACCCCCTTCACTGGTGATGTAGACTATCTCGAGGAAAACGGTCACAAACTTATTAGTTTTATGTGGGGCTCCGGTCAGACCCCAAGGTTTTTTGAGCTGGACGAAAACGGGGAGATCATCTTTGAAGCTTCCGTAAATGCCGGCAGTAATCATTATCGTATGGAAAAAATGGATCTCTATGAGGGTCTAACGTACTGA
- the bglX gene encoding beta-glucosidase BglX: MFYNILKTLLSVTFLFVLSLQSSQAQTQLIYPEIEEKVDSLLKIMTLEEKVGQLNLHTGTWDITGPKPEGNAAERYKLLSNGGVGAMLNVVGAEATLNAQQIAVENSRLGIPLMFGYDVIHGYKTIFPVPIAEVASWDLKAAETSARIAAIEAAAAGVNWTFAPMIDVSRDARWGRIVESGSEDPFLISEMTRARVAGFQTEDLSANNTIAATAKHFAAYGFAEAGRDYNTIDVSKNTLHNMILPPFKAATDAGAATVMSAFNDIWGIPATAHDYLQNDILKNEWGFNGFIVTDWGTIRQLVPHGYSPNLRTGSKDAIIAGTDMDMESEGFQRHLADLVNNGEVDIEIVNNAVRRILRVKYLLGLFEDPYRYSDAEREENTLYTDEHRAAARDVARKSMVLMENRTNLLPLSKEVNSIAVIGTLADDKDSPIGTWRAQGEANSAVSLLEGIQNAVSKETEVHYAEGYTLAEGRKNFVSELNFPEDDGSGIEEAVEIAGNADIVIMALGEEGFQSGEGRSQVDISLKGRQLELFKKVMEVNPNVVVVLMNGRPIAEPELYENAPSLLEAWHLGSEAGNAIADVLFGDYNPSGKLPVSVPRHVGQVPIYYNHKNTGRPVPQQGDAGTVFWSHYTDESNDPQYPFGYGLSYTSFEYSDLRLSKPSMAMEEEITVSVNVTNTGERAGEEVVQFYIRDHFASTVRPVKELKGFRKISLDPGEKKSVSFTVNSNTLGFFGADEIFKAEAGIFSLMIGGNSTDLLSTEFELTE, from the coding sequence ATGTTTTATAACATCCTTAAAACACTACTCAGTGTCACTTTCTTGTTCGTACTGAGTCTTCAATCATCACAAGCACAAACGCAGTTGATCTACCCGGAAATCGAGGAAAAAGTAGACAGCCTGCTGAAAATAATGACGCTGGAAGAGAAAGTAGGCCAGCTCAATCTCCATACCGGCACCTGGGACATTACAGGCCCAAAGCCTGAAGGAAATGCTGCGGAGCGCTACAAATTACTCTCAAATGGAGGAGTCGGGGCCATGCTTAATGTGGTCGGGGCTGAGGCTACACTCAATGCACAGCAGATTGCAGTTGAGAACAGCAGGCTCGGGATACCACTGATGTTCGGATATGACGTAATTCATGGATATAAGACGATCTTTCCAGTACCAATAGCTGAAGTGGCCAGTTGGGATCTGAAGGCTGCTGAAACCTCCGCAAGAATTGCTGCTATTGAAGCTGCAGCTGCAGGAGTGAACTGGACCTTTGCTCCTATGATCGATGTCAGCAGAGACGCCCGTTGGGGCAGAATAGTGGAAAGCGGTAGTGAAGATCCTTTCCTGATCTCAGAAATGACACGGGCAAGAGTTGCCGGTTTTCAGACTGAAGATCTGTCTGCCAATAACACGATCGCGGCTACTGCCAAGCATTTTGCCGCTTACGGTTTTGCGGAAGCAGGCCGTGACTATAACACTATTGATGTAAGCAAGAATACTCTGCATAATATGATCCTCCCTCCTTTTAAAGCCGCTACGGATGCAGGAGCTGCAACCGTAATGAGTGCCTTCAATGATATCTGGGGTATTCCTGCCACGGCACATGATTACCTGCAGAATGATATTCTTAAAAACGAATGGGGATTTAACGGTTTTATCGTAACGGACTGGGGCACTATACGTCAGTTAGTTCCTCATGGTTATTCACCCAACCTCAGAACCGGATCTAAAGATGCTATTATTGCCGGTACCGACATGGATATGGAATCCGAGGGATTCCAGCGCCACCTGGCTGACCTTGTGAATAACGGAGAAGTTGATATTGAGATCGTGAATAATGCGGTCAGGAGAATATTGAGGGTTAAATACCTTCTGGGCTTATTTGAGGATCCCTACAGGTATTCCGATGCGGAGCGGGAAGAAAATACTCTCTATACCGATGAACACCGGGCTGCTGCAAGAGATGTAGCCAGGAAGTCAATGGTATTAATGGAGAACCGTACTAATTTATTACCCCTGTCAAAGGAAGTGAATTCTATTGCTGTGATCGGAACCCTTGCCGACGACAAAGACTCGCCTATAGGGACATGGAGAGCCCAGGGAGAGGCTAATTCAGCAGTTTCACTACTCGAGGGAATTCAAAACGCTGTGTCGAAAGAAACCGAGGTACACTATGCGGAGGGATATACTTTAGCAGAGGGACGTAAGAATTTTGTATCTGAACTCAATTTCCCTGAGGATGACGGATCCGGTATTGAAGAAGCCGTTGAGATAGCAGGCAATGCGGATATTGTAATAATGGCTCTTGGTGAAGAAGGATTCCAGTCAGGCGAAGGCCGTTCTCAGGTCGATATCAGCCTGAAAGGGCGGCAGCTGGAATTGTTTAAAAAGGTCATGGAAGTGAATCCTAATGTTGTGGTAGTATTAATGAACGGCCGCCCGATTGCCGAACCTGAGCTATACGAAAATGCCCCTTCCCTGCTGGAAGCCTGGCACCTCGGTTCAGAGGCAGGAAATGCCATAGCTGATGTTCTCTTCGGTGATTATAATCCATCAGGTAAGCTGCCGGTTTCCGTACCCCGTCATGTTGGGCAGGTCCCAATCTACTATAACCATAAAAACACCGGACGGCCCGTACCCCAGCAGGGTGATGCCGGAACGGTATTCTGGAGTCATTACACTGATGAGTCCAACGATCCCCAATATCCCTTTGGATACGGTCTGAGTTACACCAGCTTTGAATATTCGGATCTTCGTCTTTCAAAGCCCTCAATGGCTATGGAAGAAGAAATTACTGTGTCGGTCAATGTGACAAATACAGGTGAGCGGGCCGGAGAAGAGGTGGTGCAATTCTACATCCGGGATCATTTTGCAAGTACGGTAAGACCCGTAAAAGAACTCAAAGGATTCCGGAAGATAAGCCTGGACCCGGGTGAAAAGAAAAGCGTCTCCTTCACAGTTAATTCAAATACCTTGGGCTTCTTTGGTGCAGACGAGATATTCAAGGCAGAGGCTGGGATCTTCTCGCTGATGATAGGCGGGAATTCAACTGACCTGCTCAGTACCGAATTTGAATTAACGGAATAA
- a CDS encoding cellulase family glycosylhydrolase — protein MKNITFLILFPFFMLTCSTVNDSGSKDDNFWKTNGPVIQNQEGRSVVIRGVGLGGWLMPEGYMLDMALPDGGSPTSIKNAIIDLIGEANYEEFNDLYIRNYVNEKDIEQIAEWGYDHIRLPFHYNVLYDIDQDTFKEDGFQIVDEFIQWCKNHDLYIILDMHAAPGAQNHLNISDSDGVARLWVEPSTYQPITVKIWEEIARRYKDETQIIGYDLINEPVLPANYSKASFRQFYETLSNAVRTIDKNHILFIEGDWFATDFTGLTPPWDGNMVYAFHKYWNETDAGTYQYLMDIRTDFQVPLWLGESGENSNVWFNEVTRGMESNNIGWNWWTHKKYNTISAPLSVPKLDQYEVILEYFKGNGPRPSAQEAYDGFMQLARNLHIDSTIVKPDVVAALFSPDFSSTNVPYTDLEIPGTIEAEYYDIGSNSVSYFDTQVKRVSDNTTGNNGWTFRNDGVDIQVTEDTEGNGYNVGWIGTSEWMEYTVDVSPGTYTISARVATPSTTASINISLDGATLISNGQLPRTGSYQNWQTVDLGSVTINEGGKRMLRVSARNGGYNLNFIEFK, from the coding sequence ATGAAAAATATTACGTTTCTGATCCTGTTCCCCTTTTTTATGCTGACCTGCTCCACTGTAAATGACAGTGGTAGTAAGGATGATAATTTCTGGAAAACGAACGGGCCGGTAATACAAAATCAAGAAGGAAGGTCCGTTGTCATCAGGGGCGTAGGCTTAGGTGGCTGGTTAATGCCCGAAGGGTACATGCTGGATATGGCTTTACCTGATGGCGGCTCCCCTACTTCCATTAAAAATGCGATCATAGATCTGATCGGAGAAGCAAATTACGAAGAGTTTAATGATCTCTATATCCGTAATTACGTAAATGAGAAAGATATAGAACAAATTGCTGAATGGGGTTATGACCACATACGGCTTCCATTTCACTATAATGTACTTTATGATATCGATCAGGATACTTTCAAAGAAGATGGATTCCAGATCGTTGACGAATTCATTCAATGGTGCAAGAATCATGATCTGTATATTATCCTTGATATGCACGCCGCGCCGGGTGCTCAGAACCATCTCAACATCTCAGATAGTGATGGTGTAGCCCGGTTATGGGTCGAGCCTTCCACTTATCAACCCATTACAGTAAAGATATGGGAAGAGATCGCACGAAGATATAAAGACGAAACTCAGATCATTGGATATGACCTGATAAACGAACCGGTATTGCCTGCTAATTACAGTAAAGCCTCATTCCGGCAATTTTATGAAACATTGTCCAATGCGGTAAGAACGATAGATAAGAATCACATTCTTTTTATCGAAGGTGACTGGTTTGCAACCGATTTTACCGGGCTTACTCCCCCCTGGGATGGGAACATGGTTTATGCTTTTCACAAATACTGGAATGAAACAGACGCCGGGACCTATCAATACCTAATGGATATCCGAACTGATTTCCAGGTTCCGCTCTGGCTGGGAGAATCCGGTGAAAACAGCAATGTCTGGTTCAATGAGGTCACCCGTGGTATGGAATCCAATAATATTGGCTGGAACTGGTGGACTCATAAAAAATACAACACCATTTCTGCTCCCCTATCGGTTCCTAAACTGGATCAATATGAAGTTATTCTTGAATACTTTAAAGGAAACGGTCCCAGACCATCCGCACAGGAAGCTTACGACGGATTCATGCAATTAGCCAGAAACCTGCATATCGACAGTACCATTGTCAAACCGGACGTGGTTGCTGCTTTGTTCTCCCCGGATTTTTCAAGTACCAATGTCCCATATACCGATCTTGAAATACCAGGTACGATCGAAGCTGAATATTATGATATCGGATCTAATTCTGTCTCATACTTCGATACCCAGGTAAAAAGGGTAAGCGATAATACCACCGGCAATAACGGCTGGACCTTCAGAAATGACGGGGTGGATATTCAGGTAACAGAAGATACCGAAGGTAACGGTTATAATGTCGGATGGATCGGAACCAGTGAATGGATGGAATATACCGTGGATGTAAGTCCCGGTACCTATACCATTAGTGCCAGGGTTGCTACCCCCTCAACCACTGCCAGCATCAATATCAGTCTCGATGGAGCTACTCTGATCAGTAATGGCCAGCTACCCAGAACGGGAAGCTATCAAAACTGGCAAACCGTGGACCTGGGCAGTGTAACCATTAATGAAGGCGGAAAACGCATGCTCCGGGTCTCAGCCAGAAATGGTGGCTATAATCTGAATTTCATTGAGTTTAAATAG